The Ailuropoda melanoleuca isolate Jingjing chromosome 4, ASM200744v2, whole genome shotgun sequence region TCATCGGACTGTGGCTGCAGCCCCTTTTGGCCCTGACTCCCGTCTCACCTTTCCTGGACCACCCTTCACACAGCGCCCAGAGTGCTTTTCCTAAGCCTCCGGGCAGCTCCTACAGGCTTTTTGGGAAGTCTGAGCTCCTTACCTTGGCATTCCAGGCAGTGGTGCCTACAGACCGCCACCCCcttgtttctccacatcctctctgacCAGACAGCTGATTCAGTGTCCTCTCCCTGGCTAACTCTTCTCATCCTTAGCATGTGTTTGGGCTGtgcctcctccaggaaactcTCCCTGACCTCCTCTGGGTCCCCAGCCCCTAACAACTCCTTGTGCCACCCCAAAAAGACAGCCCTGATCTCCTCTGCAGTTGAACCTCTGTCTGAATATGAATGACATGAGGGCAGGAATCCTGCCCGTCTTGTTCCCTgctgcagccccagggcccagcgCAGGGTGGACACGCAGGTAGACGGTCCTCGCTCAGGGTTTGACGGCCGAGGACATTGAGGCCCAGTGAGGCAAAGACACCGTCCTGGGGAATGCTGGGTCCAGcgtcccttctctgtccctccccgagGCCCTGTCCTCTTTGCTGATTCACTTTCCCTGCTGACAGCCTCTGTACACCAGCCACTGTGACAAATTTCTGATCCCTACACCAGCTGGGGTCCTCAGCTGTCCACACACCTCTGTCTCTGCAGGAGGCATTGCCCATGGCCCCCGGGGCCCCACGAGCTACTACTACATGCTCCCCATGAAAGTGAGGGTGCAGGGCCTCAAGGTGGCGCTGACCGTCAAGCTGGCCCAGGTACAGGCCTGATCCGGCATCGGGGGTGTGGGCTGTGGGGGCTGGAGAGCCCAGGCAGCTCCTGGGGGCCGTTGGGGGCTCAGACTGTCCTTTCTTCCTAATAGGATGACCTGCACATTGTAGACTCCCTGGAGCTGCCAACCTCTGACCCCCAGTACCTGACCGAGCTGGCCCGCTACCGCCGCTGGGGCGACTCCGTGCTCCTTGTGGACTTGTGAGGGCGCggggcagagcaggggtgggggggctgggtgCCGTCCTCCGCGGTGTTCACCTCCTGGCCTCCGTTCCAGAGCCCACGACGACATGCCTCAGAACATCGTGGCAGCCGCCTCCGGGCTCAAGACCTTCAACCTTATCCCGGCTGTCGGTGAGCAGAGGGCCCCGGTTCTCCCCCCAGGTCCCCAACAGTCCATGGGCCAGTTCAAATTCTATACCTGCCACTCGGTACCCTCCTCAACGCAACCCTCGGCTTGCCCAAACAGAGCATCGGGAAAATGCCATCCTTGAAGAAAGGCTCTGTCCAAGCTCGGGTCTCAGTGCTGGGCACGGAGTGAGTGGAAGGGCTGCTGGCTGCCCTCATCTGGCTCCCCACTTagagaggctgggaggtgggatCCAGCCTGGCTTGGGCATGTCACACCCATCACCACATTGACTAATCCCTAGAGCTCTTTCTCGGCTCCTGATTGCACGACTGACTTCCTCCGGACAGCTGTACCTGGGGGTCTCAGGGGCACCTTGGCACCTCAGAACACCTTCCTTCCTGTGGCTCAGGCCCCAGACCATGCTCTCACCCTCCACTCGTCTGTTAGCTCACCCCGTAAGCTCTGACTTTAAACATATCGGGAACCGCCCccgcacccccacctccctcctgcccctggctcCTGCTCTATTCCGCAGTCTGTTCTCCCCACCATGGCCACCAGAGGGCGCGCGTGAGCACACGCACCCCAGCGTGTCCCTCCTCTGCCCACAGCCCTCTGCAGTTCCCACCTCCCTCTGAGTCAAAGCCCATGTTCTTCCTGAAGCCCACAAGATCCTGCACACCCGGCCCCATCCTCTCCCTGCGCTCACCGCCTCCTCCTGTCCCGCTTGCTCGCTAACTGCAGCCACAGGCATCCTGCAGCACATTCATGCCTCTGCTCTGCCTAGGGGCTGTCTGTCCCCcaggagtgggaggtgggaatCCGAGCCCCAGCGCAGGGCAGAGCCAGCCACGCAGGAGGCTGTCAGTCAGGAGCTGAGCTGAGGATCGTCCCTTCCCCAGGGTCTTGGCATCAGTGAACAGCTGAGCCGGGGTTTGAACCTAGCCTGCAAGATCCGTGAGCCCATGCCGGACCAGTGTCTCTCTAGTAGGGGAATACGGGGAGGGTGTTGCTTCCTCGAGGAGGAAAAGGGGCCCCAGATAAGGTAGGCAGCCCGGCTGGACTGGctttca contains the following coding sequences:
- the MRPL4 gene encoding 39S ribosomal protein L4, mitochondrial isoform X2, which gives rise to MLQLVRAGVRAWLRPTGCRGLNALTEEAVPQAAKPESVASAGPRAPVLRRCELPVPAPRRPVQAWVESLRGYEQERVGLAELHPEVFSIAPRLDILHQVVTWQKNFKRISYAKTKTRAEVRGGGRKPWPQKGSGRSRHGSIRSPIWRGGGIAHGPRGPTSYYYMLPMKVRVQGLKVALTVKLAQDDLHIVDSLELPTSDPQYLTELARYRRWGDSVLLVDLAHDDMPQNIVAAASGLKTFNLIPAVEHRENAILEERLCPSSGLSAGHGGLGISEQLSRGLNLACKIREPMPDQCLSSRGIRGGCCFLEEEKGPQIR
- the MRPL4 gene encoding 39S ribosomal protein L4, mitochondrial isoform X1 produces the protein MLQLVRAGVRAWLRPTGCRGLNALTEEAVPQAAKPESVASAGPRAPVLRRCELPVPAPRRPVQAWVESLRGYEQERVGLAELHPEVFSIAPRLDILHQVVTWQKNFKRISYAKTKTRAEVRGGGRKPWPQKGSGRSRHGSIRSPIWRGGGIAHGPRGPTSYYYMLPMKVRVQGLKVALTVKLAQDDLHIVDSLELPTSDPQYLTELARYRRWGDSVLLVDLAHDDMPQNIVAAASGLKTFNLIPAVEHRENAILEERLCPSSGLSAGHGSSFSAPDCTTDFLRTAVPGGLRGTLAPQNTFLPVAQAPDHALTLHSSVSSPRSWHQ
- the MRPL4 gene encoding 39S ribosomal protein L4, mitochondrial isoform X3, coding for MLQLGLNALTEEAVPQAAKPESVASAGPRAPVLRRCELPVPAPRRPVQAWVESLRGYEQERVGLAELHPEVFSIAPRLDILHQVVTWQKNFKRISYAKTKTRAEVRGGGRKPWPQKGSGRSRHGSIRSPIWRGGGIAHGPRGPTSYYYMLPMKVRVQGLKVALTVKLAQDDLHIVDSLELPTSDPQYLTELARYRRWGDSVLLVDLAHDDMPQNIVAAASGLKTFNLIPAVEHRENAILEERLCPSSGLSAGHGSSFSAPDCTTDFLRTAVPGGLRGTLAPQNTFLPVAQAPDHALTLHSSVSSPRSWHQ